DNA sequence from the Drosophila sechellia strain sech25 chromosome 3L, ASM438219v1, whole genome shotgun sequence genome:
AGGGTGACGCCAACAATCTTCACGGCTTCGAGGTGGATCAGCACATGTACCTGCTGATGAAGCGACTGGCCTTCTGAATTTTCTACCTACTTATTTTCGATCGCAAATTAGACATAGACAACAAACTTTATTTACAGTGTATTCATAACATTGGTTGGAGTGCTGAAAAAAGTAGTCTATTGCCTGGATGGGCGTCTGAAAGGCGCATTGACTATCAGTCGTGATGGCCGTGGGCGGAAAGGAATGCGGCGATCCACGAAGGGCAAAGCCTGTGGAGTCGATGGAAACACTGGAGTAGGCCTAATAGCATTCACAATCTTGACCGCATTTGGCCGAGGACGAGCCGTAAGCTTAGCAGGCCGACGCTGCGGAGTCGGCAGAAGCGGACGCTGCGGGCGGAAGGCAGCCAGGCGGTTCAGAAGCGGAAGAACATACTGAGCCTGGGGTGGCAGCGGCAAACTTGACAAATTAATTATAGCTGCGCTTTGTGGCAATGTTTTGGAGCTGTCATCGTTGGCTGGCTGGTCTGGAGGTCCGTAGGTCTGATCGGGAGGTCCATAAACTTGGTCCGGTGGGCCGTAGACCTCAGCTGGCGCTTCCACCACAGCCGGTGGCCCGTATGTTTCAGCTGGAGGGCCATATGTCTCCTCTGGTTGAGGAAATTTAACTGCCTCCTCCGTTGGCAGGTCGAATGGCGGATCGGGGACCAGGCCTGCTGGTGGATATGGTGCTTGTTCCTGTCTTTGCAGAAACCTGCCCGCCGCGGGCCCTGGGAACCTCAGATGACTGCCTTCAATTCCTTTCAGGCAAAGAATGGAACAAAGCGCAAAGGTGGCCAGAGAAGCACTTGGATAACCGCACATTGTGGTGTGCTGACATAAACTGCTGCATGGGCGGCTAAGTGGCGCCTATAAATACCCACTAAGAATGCCCTTGGGGACTGCCCAATTCAAACGCCCGAAGAAACCTCGAGGCCGATGACTTATAAGCCAGGTCCAACAATACGTGCCCATCGCGATGATGACTAAAGCATGTGTAAGTACTGGCTGTTATGAAAATGTGGTTAGATTTCTTTAAAAGGGCGTGCTTATACAAAATaattgtatattatttttacacAGAAATAAGAAATAGATATATATAACGCTTTCCTATTAGTTTCAATatggatttatttttaaatttaattttgtaagTGATTGCATGATCTCGCAAGAATAGATTCTAGCCCTGTATGATATTTGCTTAAGTCTGATGTAGTGACGTCTTTGCTTACGCTAAAGTTTTTAAGTCTACCAACTGCGACGCAGGATCAGACGCTGAGGAACAGGCCTCTGGGAACGCCGTCCTTGAGGAAATCGCTGGTAGAGTCGGGCGGACTGTACGGGCTGTGGCTGGTCAAGACTGCTGGCTACAACGATCACAGTGCCATCCTCAGCAACCTCCAGCTGCGGTTCATCCTCCTCGGCGTCCTCATCAGCGGGCTGCAGCTTGGCACCATCCACAGATGCTTCCTCAGTCTCTGGAATATCATCAGTCTCGATGGGATTCTCCGGCAGCGGCTCAGCCTCGGGAGCAATAGCCGGTACGGAGTCGGCCTCTGGAGGTCCATAGGTGTTATCTGGTGGCCCGTATGTGTTGTCCGGAGGTCCATAGGTGTTATCAGGCGGCAGATAAGTGTTCTCCGGCTTGACTGTCGAACTGGGCAAATCGAAGGGAACACTCGGGGTGATGCCCGCCTCCGGATATCCAGTGGGCGAAGGACTGGGTATAGCCTCCACTTGGCGCGCCGAGAACCTCCGGCGGATCGGCTCCGCGGAGCCAAGCGCCAACAGGCTCAGGACAAGAATAGCAATTGGTGCGCCAGTCGGTTTAATCATTTTCGCGGTTGAAGGGCTTCTGTTCTGATTTCTCAATCTGACTCGACTTATTTATAGTCCCAAGCTACCAGATCGAGTTCTGCTATAATTTATGCTCGTCACTTTCAGTTTCAGGCTCTTATTCCCGGTAAAACTTTGATTATGTTGCGCTGATCGGCGGCAGTGTAGCTTCAGCTTAATACCCGATACGTGACCCTTTTTCGAAATTCATTGTCCAATGCTAAGATTTGGAATAGGCCACCCTTCCCCTCCTTCGAATCATTCATTAACACTTGGCGTGGGCTGTGAACACTCgagtttgtttggttttgggtTCTTGGCagttcataattttatttatttttatattataactTTGTATTCATGCAAAACAGAATAGGCTGTGAAAAAATACATCAAGCACGCACTTTTAAAAGCACGTCCCACCCATATGCAACATTTGGACAGTTTCTATCAGGGTCAATCGAATTCAATAACAATGTTTTTTCTTATTAGCTTCGCTTTTGGAACACTCATTTACCTTACCaaagattattatattctGAGCTTTGAGTTTTTATCATGGTCAATCGAGTTAAAAAACATAGTATTTATACTCGTTACTCATAGAgtgaaaaagctaactatagttagccggcgagcTCAAATGCgctgaattaatagataagaaggacacaaaggggcttcaagacttccccgtatgccttaataaataaattaataaaaaaaaaaaaactcatagagtaagattcgttgaaaattatataacaggcagaaggaagcgtttccgaccctataaagtatatatatatatgatcaggatcaatagccgagtcgatctggtcATGCCCGACTGTCCTTATGAACGTCTCTATCCCAGAAACtttaaaagctagaaggttgagattaagcataccATGTACCATGTTGCCACACAAACCGCCCAAAGCTGcaacgcccacacttttgcaaaatgtgttcatattttgcatattttcattagtcttgtaaatttctatcgattgccaaaaaacttattgccacgcccacacttttggaaaattgtactatattttaaaaattgtattatatattaaaattatattttttactttatttatcaATATATATCGATATTCCAGGGAAAGTATGCAATTTCGAGTACGAatttccactagctgagtatcTGGTATCTGATATCCAGGGaagtcgactatagcattGTTTCTTGTTTACTGTTACCTTAGCATTTACCTTCTGtccaaaatattatatatgtcgaaaatattataaaattataatattcaaAGCTTTGGGAAGCCGAAATTATAGGTTAGTGTTTGGacaatatttttaatagatCATAGAGCAAAGGGTATCTGGTAGTTGAGACCCCCGAATCTCTTGtgtctttaaataaaaaggtTTCCGCCATGCCTGATCCttgttaagaaaataagatcTTAATAGAAAAGCAAAAGAGTTCTTATATCTATTATCTCCATCAAGAAATTACTTAAGTTTTTCTGACATCTtttgaaattttcaatttatgaCAATAGGGTGGATTAACTCGAATATTTAAGGAAATTttctattatttaaattaaaatattcaacaaCAATTTATTTAGCAACAAAGTAATAAATGCATATCCTAATGTGTCGATTCCATTTGATTTCTACCAAATTAGGGTTGACCCATTTCAGATAGTGTACACCAGCACTGATCCAGAGCGGATAATCTGAGCGGATCGAAGCTTCTCCGGGGTCGGACGACGACTGCGGAGGCGTTCGTTACGAGGCTGGATCAAGCCGGCGGGCACGGGATCGGCAGCAGGGGCCTGGTCCACTGGGCCATCGGCCGGCGGTCCATAGGTGTTTTCCGGCTCGGCAGGTGGTCCGTAAGTGTCATCCGGAGGGCTGTAGGTGTTGTCGGGCTCAGCTGGTGGTCCGTAGGTTAGATCAGGTTGCGCTTCGGTCTCCGTGGGCAGGTCGAAGGGCACCTCCGGTGTCACTCCTGCTGGCGGATAAGGAGCCGAGGCCGGGGTGGGTGCAATATCCACGGCGGGGTCTGCCGCAACTGCCTGATCCTCTGGAGCCTGCTCCTGACGGGCAAACTGCAGACGGGAAGATCGTACCCGGAACCTGGTAGGCTCTGCCACAGAAACGGCAGCCATCGCTGCGATCAGGAGCAGGGAGCAAATGAACTTGTGGGCCATGTTGAGCTGCTGCTGAGTTGTCTTAGAATGTTATCAGTGGCTGGAAGTCGCGTGCCTTTTATACCAACTGAAGTTTTCGGCCACTCGGGTATATTTGGCACACCGAGGGACACCCTTTCGTTGGCCTACGGACGTGACAATATTTAGTCAAGGGCCCATGTCTAAGCCATAACCATTGGCCGTTAATTATAACCCGCGGACACTTAACTTTGACACGTTACGTGGACCCACTGGGGATGAGCAATGGGCTGGAACTAAAGAAGTCGAACTAGTAACGAAAGTCATCCGTTGACTTGTATGTTTTCTGtcgaaattttataattttataaatgtgTTATTACTTTAACTGAGCTATTAATTCTCTTGCATAACCTACTTCCCTTTTTATGTGCTGAGAATGACACTAGGTATATGGCCTATGGTCCACATGGGCAACTAGGGCTATAGATCTGCCAGCACTTTAAATTCCACTCCACTGTGCGGCGCCTGCTTGACATACGCATGCGCATTGATGGATTTCAAATCGCGGCGCTCTGCTTAAAATTCACGGCGTTGTTGGCTGGGCTAGAATCGCTGACCAGTGACCACCGATGAGCAGGGCCACCGCTGTGACATTTGGAGGTATAAAAGTTAAAGCTCCATATACGAAAGCCAACACAGCTCCACTGCAAGTCTCACGATCATGGCACGTTACCAGTTTATCAGTtcgctcctcctcctgctggtGGCCATCAGCGCCGTGAATTGTGCGGCACAGGCACCACTTCGGCGGACTCTGCGCCTGCGTCCGGTGGCGTTCGCCCGACAGGAGGTGGCTCCCACGCCCTATCCCTCGGCTGCTGAGCTGAAACCCGCCTCTGAACAGCCCGCGCTGACCTACGGACCTCCTGAGGATGTGGATACAGATGCCTTGCCGTCGGAGCAGGAGCCACCAGTGGACACATTCGAGCCTAGCCCAGAGAACGAGGAGGTGGACACCGAGGAGAGCTCACTTGAGGCCACCACACCCTCCTCCGCTCCGGCCCGCCTGCGCAGTCGCCAGAGATTGGCCAAGTTGCAGCTGGCCAAGCCCAAGCGGCTCCGCCAACGCACAGCTCGCCTGGAGGAGCTGCCCGTGGATGCAGCAGTGGCTCCAGTGGCTCCGGTGGTTCCAGTAGCTCAGGCTCCAGCACTGGCCACGCCCCAGTTTTACTATGTGGGTGCCCAGCAGCCGTATTACCTGGCAGCCTACAACGCTGCTCCCCAACATCTGGGCTGGTAGGAACCCTATTTGCcttcttttaatttgttcGGTTTGGATTggattttgttgttaaaaatatatttctgctaaaatgtttaaaaatggTTCGTCTGCTTGTTTTCCTTACATTTTAAGTAATCTCAGTCCTAAAAGACTAAATAGAGAAACGTGATATGATAAGCGAAggtaattaataaattaaatggacCGACTCCAATATCAAACAAATTGGTTATCTTTTACGTGAATAATTTAGAATTTAGTATTTAATCGAAACATATTTTGTGAAAGTGTGTGGAGAAGGGGGATAATCAGCAGTGTCCTGCCATGCTCATCTATACGTGTCAGTCCATCTGACTCTGTTAcgttatattattattaatttatattattaatcaaGATCTATCGATTGTTGAAGGATAATTAACTATTTTGCCTGCGAAATAATTGATTTAACTGTTAATATTAAATTGTCGAAATGGATGCAAATATGTTTGCCCGACTTTACACAACGCTCAAAGATTTTCGTTCCCTAAAACTTAGTGAAAGCCATTCGCCTTTAAGAACAACTCATAGTAGACCTATTCTGAACGAACTCCTGTTCAGCATGTTTTGCATATCCCCTTGACATGTGAATTGCCTCGGAAGCGTTTAAAGGGTTCCTTGTTTCCATCGCATACTGTTAGCGGAATTGTATGGTCTTTTGTGAAAGGCTTCCCATTTccaatgcatttttaatgctttgttttattcCAGCTGTAGTGGCTGACTCACCAGTGTAATGGCTTCCTAAGCTATTTTTTAGTCTGCGCAATATGATGGGTGATTGGTGGTCTTTGAACATTGATGAAGGTACAGTAGAGCGAGAACATAGATAGGGACAATTGAGTTTAATATCCGAGTTAttctaaatattaaaaataactcGGTACATATTGTGTACATTCCTTCGTACCTTCCATCCTGACGGTCAGAGATTATGATAACCTCGGCTTGTGATTCTGGTCAAGAAAACATAAGCACACGCTTGTTcctacctgttacatacttttcaatgaGTCTAGTACACCCATTTACTCTAAAAGTACCGGgtatatacatttaaataacATGCATAGACGCACCTTTGTGCACATAGAGTACACCTACTTACCTTTTTTAATAGTGCATTTTGTAAGCTTCAAAGCTTATATAAATAACTTCATCTGCTATCAAGGTTTAGTTTGTACAGAGAAATAATAAGTCAACATTACTTAGAGACGAAGTGCAACATTATTTAGGAAAATGCTAGTATCCTGTGCAAAAATGTTCAAATTTTTGATGATCATCATTGGGGCTCTCCTGGAACTAACCAAGGCACTGGATTCACCTGGTGTTGCCACGCAGAGACCACCTGTTGGGGATAAAGTTGTATATCCGTTGGAGGACTACCCATATATCGATATCCGTTGATAAATTATTTGTTCAATTTGCGACCCTCCAAGTTATGCGTCTAATAATTCAATTATCTATTATTTGAAATCAATGTTAAGATCAGGCTTAAGATCAGAATTATGAAAAAAATAGTCAACCGTTCAACTAATTCCCTCGTTTCTTAGTTCTTCGATTGCTTAATAGTTTAGAAACCAAAAGGGCTGCCAAGGGCGGCTGTTTCAATCTATTCATTCAGTTGGACAAGGCTGAAAGTTCCTCCGACTTGGAGGGCAGAAGACCCAAACTTTCAAAGGACGATCTTTGATAATATCCTGATGCGAAAGAAAGGCACTTTGAAATGTTTGCGCTCCTGTAAGCACCTCCCACATAGATTTTATATTACAATTATTCATCCAATAACCTACACCATTTTGTAGTCTACTCATTCTTTTAACACATACCAATATTAAATGATTTTCTCAACCTAACTAAGTACTGCAGGTAACAGGTATCCCACAGTCGCAACTTCTATATTTGAACACAACTTTGTTtctttacattttaaaaataacaaatttatAGTAGAGTTAAAAGTAATGAAGTGTCTCTATGCGCATAAAGTTGCGCATCCAAATAGGGAATTAATGTATATTCTATTGTGGGCGTTGTGGTTGAGGGGTGTGTGGTTGACTCTGGGCGAATCCCAGAAGTAACacatttatgaaattttacTATTGCAATTCTGTTATTACACAGGTTTATATTGTATAACTATACTGTGTAAACGAAAATCATTTCGATGTTTATAAGTACAACATGAAAAAACCCTAGTCAAGTTGACCGACTTtcagatacccattactcaTCTTGTGGAAGAGCGAACgagaaatttaaacattttcatagacatatcaataaatattaaaaaaattaaaaacgtcCCAGCATTTTTCACAAGTGTGGGCATGACGGTTTGAAGTGGTTTGTTGGGGAGGAAAGGGGCGTGTGTATAACGacataaaatacaattaaataataataaagcaaAACCTTTTTCAAATGTGCGGGCATGGCTGTTTTGTCAACATTATTGTCTGCACCTACATGTCTCAAGAATCTGCATGCGTAGTCCCAAGATTCTAGCGTTTATAGTTCCTACGTTCAACCGTCATACGAACGTACAGACTTGTACCTGTTTCATACTTTCTTTAAGTCTAGTACACCCGTAGAGAAACTACGAGTAATCTTAGCGTTATAGCTTAAATTTTTCCTGAGATCACATCACTGCGGCTGCTGTATATACacgaacaaattaaaatttgatttgattgttcCAGAAAATACAATGCTTCAATACTCATGTACTacaaaaaattattcaaaattgttGTTCGATATAGTAAACTTTCGTTCTACCATTTTACGAAAAATCCGTCACTGTAGCGGGAAACACCTACatatagttttttttaaacCTTGCTATAGAAATAAAATAGCTCAACCACCCTCATTAAAAAGTTTTGTTATCAACTGGCTTGTATTATAGGTCTCTAATTTCAAGGATTCATAGGCTCTGGCAGTACAGGACTTTTTCAAAAAGTCGAACCATGTCATATTCggtaatatataatatttagttTGTAGATTATTTCTTTTGAGGTGATCAAAGCGTACTGGTGTTAactaattttttattttaaattttttaaattttaaattggtacATTATATATATTCCATTGTTATAGCTTCCGGACATCAAAGTAAAGGATTTTAGCCACTAACTACTACATTACCTCCTAATAGCTACTCCTACTCCTAATAGCTAAAGAAAGcttacatttattttcctGTAATTTAACCTGGGCTTAGCTCGGCCTGTACCGGTTTTcctaaattgaataaaatgtTCGAAAGAATCATGAACCGATTGTCTAATCGGTTTTAAAAACGCTTCGAGGCTATCATCACGACTTTTGTTAATCACAtcacaaatattaaaatataatcgaATGGTTCGGACATGCCATTAATCTTATCAACTTTGAGTTGATTCCCTTATCGCCACCTAAAACACacattttccttttcattatataaaataaataggtAATTCTATATTTAAATTCGCACATATTTCAGTAAGTAAGACGACGATTTTAAAAATCTcatttttgttattaatttcaaTAGTTAACCGCGGAAGAAAGATGCCCGCGTCTCCAGGCCGCCCACATTCGGTCTCGAGCTATTTCGATGGGCCTCGATGGCCTGGTAGTTAATGAACCAGAAGGGCTGCTGCTCCACGGGCAGCTGACTCAAGTGGTTGACCCACTCGCGGTCACCATGGGCATCGATGGGCAGCTGGCTGAAAACGGGGGCCACTGATGTTGCGGGTCTTCCGGATGTGGAACTGGCGGGCTGGGTTGTGGACTGTGGACTGTCCTCTGCTCCAAATCGGTTGGCCACAGTGGGAGCCGCCTCCGGAGCAGACCCACTTATTGGCAGTACTAGGGGAACTCCAACTGGCGGCCTCTGGGAGGCTCCAAAGGGTAGATTGACTAGAGCTGGCCTCTGCGAGCTGGATGGCTCTCCGAATCTTGTAGCTATATCCACTCCGGTGATATTCTCAACGGCTGTGTTCTGGGTTGCGTGGTACTTGTCCTTCTGACTTAGTCCACCTGGTGGCCTCAATCCCGCAAAGGAGGGCCGTTGCGCTCGGATATTTTCCAACAGAGTCATGACAATGATGGCCACGGCAAACATTCGTCCCAACATTGTTGCAATGAAAATTTCACTTTCTGCACGCGTTTCTCCGGCAGCTTCACGCGAAGTAATCCGGTCTGATCTTCACCGCCAACTGAGTACAGGCGGCTGGGAAGATGATTTAAATAAGCTTTGGCTCTCTGCTCCACAGCAGCTTTTCTTCGAATCGAACGGgatgcacagaaagaaaaaagtATTATAATAAATTACGTTTTAAAGTATTCAAGCTAAATATGAATTTCCCTTCTAATATCAACGgaaggcaaataaaaagtgaaGTCATTTTTATTAAGTGGTAAAAAAAACGATCTTATGTGAAAGtaaattgttttgtttcggtGTATACTATAGTAATGACTTTTAATACgactaattaaattattaagtccCCTGCATATATGTAATTCATATTTAGATGAGAAACTTGTAGTAGTTGTATTGTTAACATATACATAGGTATAAGTGCTTTATTGTCGAAGGGAACAATTCCTTAACTTCCTTACTTTGTGATGTGTAATGTGTTTATCTTAATGGTTAAAATACTCTTACTTCGGCCCTTGACAATCCGCGAACATTTCAAAtttgcaaatgcaattaagTGAATCATTTCATTTCGTAATTATGTGTGCTGAAATTGAGTTATTCTTCCGGATAATTCCTAGAGCACTTTTACCTGAATACACAACAATAttcatattaataattattaaaattgttttagtCATATTTATGGTTTCATAAATACCGTTCATGTTCTCAATGTCGTAATTATTCTTTTTACCTTGCAGGAATCCATTTTAAAGTGCAGTTTTTTCATCATCATTTTTTGTCTCATTGAACTTGTAAACTTTTTCCCACACTGATTACCCAGACTGACCTGAATCGAATTCAAGATTAGagtatttattttccactagGAGTTCAGACTGGCgtatttcttgtttttttgcGGTCGGGGCAATCCCAAATTCGTCACCAGCTTGCGAAGCGTGCGTTCCCAAACCGGTTGCAGGTCTTCCCCTTTACCCATTCTCCCGGTGACCAATAGCTTCTTGATCAAGTTGGCTGAAAATTGGCTTTTGGACGCGTCTAGGAAAGTTTCTGCCAAAAGAAGTTCGTTCTATCTCGAAAGCAGATTTATTTGCATTATATTATAATCGGAtgtgttttatttatgtgtAGAGTGTGGAATCAGGTGAAAAAGTGTtcctgtgtgtgtttttgtcgTCATCGTGGCTGGTGGATCGTcatgggtttttgttttgagttGGCTGCTGGAATTGCAAGCAAAATAGACAGAATTATTTAAAGGAATAATTATTACATGGAATCTTACGAGGCTATTCAAtgtatattgtttttttttggggttcAAAAGTTATTCTTGATGAGTTCTTAAATCCTTACCTAGATTTTCATTTAGAAGCGTCGCACGGTGGACCGGGCAGCACTCAACTTGGCCGGACGAGCAGCGGCTGAAAGTGGACGGCGATAGGCCACGGGCTTGGCTACTCTCCGGTAGTTAGCGGCCCTCCTGGCAGCTACCAAACGGGCCTGCTGCTCCGCCGGAATGTCGGCGGCGGCGGGCAGATCGTTTCCGGTCACGTCCGGTGGGCCGTACACCTCGTCGGGAACGCTGTTAGGCGCAGCATCGGGCGGTCCATAGACGGCATCCGGTGTGGGCTCGGCGGccgaaggagcagcagcttcGTCGAAGGGCACTTCCGGCTTCAGCTCATCCGCCGAGGGATACGGCGTGACGGCATCCGGATCAGCTGCGTCGGCGGGAGCCAGCTCCTGGCGAGCGGAGTACCTCGAACGTCCGCGACTCAGGCGCTGCGAATAGCGCTGCTGCTGAGCTTGGGAAACGGCCAACAGGCTGAGGGCTGCAGCCATAAGGATAACGTGAAACTTTGCCATGGTGGAGATGAATGGATGGAAGTGTATCTGTGGGAAGGCTGAACCAACGACTGATGACTGGAAGACCCTCCCTGGGCGCTTTTATAGGTAGGACTTGGATGGGCACCTGTTTAGTGTGCGGCGCGTGGACCCAGCGTGGGCATCCTTTTTTGGACCTACGGTCTGACGTCGGCACTCCACTATGGTCTTGGTTACCCACGATCGGCGGTGTCTGCGGCGTCTTTATGCGCCCACGACGTGACCAGAAAGAGGAAGCAGATGTTGATGTCCGAGGTTCCGCCAGAAATCAGTCCAAAATCTGAGAGTGTCTCACCCTCGATTAAACCAATCGCTCAACATTAAAACGCTCTTAATGTGACGGACGGTGAAATTAATGGCTAGTCGTAAATTTTGGGGCGAAGTTAAAGGATATTGGTAAAATGGAAGCGGGCAAAAATCTATTTTGGGCCAATGCACAAAAccttgaaatatttaaagcttATGTTGTACTGAATTAAATTATGGTATCTAAAATCCATTCATTTATAGAAATAATTCATTGTAAGAATCACCCTCATACTCTTATTGgtttaaaaaatatcaaacaaCTTAAGACTAGCTGACTTTATTATCAAATTTGTATAAAGTAAAACAAGTAATAAAAGTAATTTCTTTAATTGCGATTTAAAActaatttgtaaatatttttgcgcTTGCACCTATTATTTACATTAAACCATCCTCACTTTATTTCATGTAATGATAGTTTAGGACGTGACATAAAACAATCGTTTGGGGAACGGGCTGGTGACCTTGGCGGTCACCTCAACGCCAAATCGTTGATCGCATAAATATTGATTATAAGTGTTTAATCAAAAATTCTAACGCTCAAGCTGACAATTCCAGCATAATGCAATTGACAACAGTCCACTCCGTTTTCGCTTTCAATTGGCTGGGAATTGGATTGCGTGTCACGTACGAAAcgcatttaattttcaaagaACATTGCGAATCGGACGTGGACATCGGACACCAGTTGGCAGTTGGAGACCGGTGATAATGTGGACGATGCGGACGATATGGGCGATATGGTGGAGATATGAGCTGGCAGCGGACGTGGTTTTGTCGGCGGAGAccagaaacaaacaaaaggcTATGCAAATAAATCATTAAGTGTGCGCCTAATCGATGTCGTGTCGATATAGAAGATTCATGTCAATATTCCCCGGGATCGAGAACTCTGTATAAAAGTATCGTTCACAATCGTACATGGATCAGTTGGGTCTAAATTGGGGCCGAGATCGAAAGTCCAACATGCAGTGCAT
Encoded proteins:
- the LOC6616498 gene encoding extensin; this translates as MCGYPSASLATFALCSILCLKGIEGSHLRFPGPAAGRFLQRQEQAPYPPAGLVPDPPFDLPTEEAVKFPQPEETYGPPAETYGPPAVVEAPAEVYGPPDQVYGPPDQTYGPPDQPANDDSSKTLPQSAAIINLSSLPLPPQAQYVLPLLNRLAAFRPQRPLLPTPQRRPAKLTARPRPNAVKIVNAIRPTPVFPSTPQALPFVDRRIPFRPRPSRLIVNAPFRRPSRQ
- the LOC6616499 gene encoding mucin-7 is translated as MIKPTGAPIAILVLSLLALGSAEPIRRRFSARQVEAIPSPSPTGYPEAGITPSVPFDLPSSTVKPENTYLPPDNTYGPPDNTYGPPDNTYGPPEADSVPAIAPEAEPLPENPIETDDIPETEEASVDGAKLQPADEDAEEDEPQLEVAEDGTVIVVASSLDQPQPVQSARLYQRFPQGRRSQRPVPQRLILRRSW
- the LOC6616503 gene encoding uncharacterized protein LOC6616503, with amino-acid sequence MAKFHVILMAAALSLLAVSQAQQQRYSQRLSRGRSRYSARQELAPADAADPDAVTPYPSADELKPEVPFDEAAAPSAAEPTPDAVYGPPDAAPNSVPDEVYGPPDVTGNDLPAAADIPAEQQARLVAARRAANYRRVAKPVAYRRPLSAAARPAKLSAARSTVRRF
- the LOC6616502 gene encoding uncharacterized protein LOC6616502; the encoded protein is MLGRMFAVAIIVMTLLENIRAQRPSFAGLRPPGGLSQKDKYHATQNTAVENITGVDIATRFGEPSSSQRPALVNLPFGASQRPPVGVPLVLPISGSAPEAAPTVANRFGAEDSPQSTTQPASSTSGRPATSVAPVFSQLPIDAHGDREWVNHLSQLPVEQQPFWFINYQAIEAHRNSSRPNVGGLETRASFFRG
- the LOC6616501 gene encoding uncharacterized protein LOC6616501 — translated: MARYQFISSLLLLLVAISAVNCAAQAPLRRTLRLRPVAFARQEVAPTPYPSAAELKPASEQPALTYGPPEDVDTDALPSEQEPPVDTFEPSPENEEVDTEESSLEATTPSSAPARLRSRQRLAKLQLAKPKRLRQRTARLEELPVDAAVAPVAPVVPVAQAPALATPQFYYVGAQQPYYLAAYNAAPQHLGW
- the LOC6616500 gene encoding extensin, whose translation is MAHKFICSLLLIAAMAAVSVAEPTRFRVRSSRLQFARQEQAPEDQAVAADPAVDIAPTPASAPYPPAGVTPEVPFDLPTETEAQPDLTYGPPAEPDNTYSPPDDTYGPPAEPENTYGPPADGPVDQAPAADPVPAGLIQPRNERLRSRRPTPEKLRSAQIIRSGSVLVYTI